A genomic segment from Phragmites australis chromosome 6, lpPhrAust1.1, whole genome shotgun sequence encodes:
- the LOC133920590 gene encoding bidirectional sugar transporter SWEET4-like, with product MISADTIRTVIGVIGNGTALVLFLSPLPTFYRIWKNGSVEQYSPIPYVATLLNCMMWVLYGLPLVHPHSMLVITINGTGMAIELTYVTLFLLYSAGTARRKVLLLLAAEVAFVAGVASLVLTLAHTHERRSMVVGILCVLFGTGMYAAPLSVMKMVIQTKSVEYMPLFLSLASLVNGICWTAYALIRFDLYITIPNGLGVLFAVAQLVLYAIYYKSTQQIIEARKHKADQVAMTEVVVDGNKPTNNGTAGHY from the exons ATGATCTCAGCGGACACCATCCGCACGGTCATCGGCGTCATAG GCAATGGAACCGCCCTTGTGCTCTTCCTCTCCCCACT GCCTACGTTCTACCGCATCTGGAAGAATGGTTCGGTGGAGCAGTACTCGCCGATACCGTACGTGGCGACGCTGCTCAATTGCATGATGTGGGTGCTATACGGCCTGCCCCTGGTACACCCTCACAGCATGCTCGTCATCACCATCAACGGCACCGGCATGGCCATCGAGCTCACCTACGTCACACTCTTCCTCCTCTACTCCGCCGGCACCGCCCGCCGCAAggtcctgctcctcctcgccgcagAGGTCGCCTTCGTAGCGGGCGTCGCCTCGCTCGTGCTCACACTGGCGCACACCCACGAGCGCAGGTCCATGGTCGTCGGCATCCTCTGCGTCCTCTTCGGCACCGGAATGTACGCCGCCCCACTCTCAGTCATG AAAATGGTGATCCAGACGAAGAGCGTGGAGTACATGCCCCTGTTCCTGTCCCTGGCCTCCCTGGTGAACGGCATCTGCTGGACTGCCTACGCCCTAATCCGCTTCGACCTCTACATCACC ATCCCCAACGGTCTGGGCGTGCTGTTCGCGGTGGCGCAGTTGGTCCTGTACGCCATCTACTACAAGTCCACGCAGCAGATCATCGAGGCCCGCAAGCACAAGGCGGATCAGGTCGCCATGACAGAGGTCGTCGTCGACGGCAACAAGCCCACCAACAACGGCACCGCCGGCCACTACTGA